The following proteins are encoded in a genomic region of Chlamydiales bacterium STE3:
- a CDS encoding hypothetical protein (Product derived from UniProtKB/Trembl:F4XMH6), with translation MNKLANSNNWFIKRYALRDDQWERIKGFLPGRKEHIGCTAIGDKLFVEAVLYRYLAGILWRDLSEQFGD, from the coding sequence TTGAATAAATTAGCCAATTCAAATAATTGGTTTATAAAGAGATATGCATTACGAGACGATCAATGGGAGCGAATTAAAGGCTTCCTTCCAGGCCGAAAGGAACATATTGGATGTACCGCCATTGGTGACAAACTTTTTGTTGAAGCTGTGCTTTATAGATATCTTGCTGGAATACTTTGGAGAGATTTGTCTGAGCAATTTGGAGACTAG
- a CDS encoding Organic hydroperoxide resistance protein (Product derived from UniProtKB/Swiss-Prot:P0A0V5;Gene name derived from UniProtKB/Swiss-Prot:P0A0V5), translated as MPVNVLYTTRATATGGRDGRSQVEDGSLDFKMSTPKELGGAGGPGNNPEQLFAAGYSACFLGALKLVAGQNHQQIPMEATVSATVGIGPRSEGGFGLEVSLDISLPGIDPSEAQALVDKAHQVCPYSNATRHNIDVKLNLI; from the coding sequence ATGCCTGTGAATGTTCTTTATACGACTCGTGCAACTGCAACAGGAGGACGTGACGGACGCTCCCAAGTAGAAGATGGCAGCCTTGATTTCAAGATGAGCACTCCAAAAGAGCTTGGAGGTGCAGGAGGTCCAGGGAATAATCCAGAACAGCTTTTTGCTGCTGGATACTCGGCGTGTTTTTTAGGAGCGCTAAAACTGGTGGCTGGACAGAACCACCAACAGATACCCATGGAGGCGACCGTCTCCGCTACTGTCGGGATAGGACCACGTTCCGAAGGCGGTTTTGGCTTAGAAGTTTCCTTAGATATCTCATTGCCCGGGATAGATCCAAGCGAGGCTCAAGCACTAGTTGATAAAGCCCATCAGGTTTGCCCATACTCTAATGCAACGCGCCATAATATCGACGTAAAACTCAATCTTATTTGA